Genomic DNA from Parambassis ranga chromosome 5, fParRan2.1, whole genome shotgun sequence:
GTTCCAGGCCACAGTGAAGGGAGTGGCGTGGTGGGCTTTCCTCCTGCTGCCCCTCTTTCCCGCACTGGTGGTGATGAATCAGATCACTAACGCCTACCTGCCTCGGAAGAAGATGAGCAGTTAGGATATAACATGGAGAGGGATATTGGTCACCTGATTTGACCACTGACaatcacatttatatttataggaACATTTATTTCTGACAGCTTTTATCCCTTTGGAAGAATGAAAGAAGGTCTTGTCCTCATACCTTCTGAGCCAGTACATCCATTTGACCTCTGACTCACATGCTAAGCAGGATATGTGGCTTTAGCTACTAGATGCAGCCCTGGAGTGTCCATTCACCTCCTCTGAGGAGGAATTATCGGCATTTTAGGGCATACAGGGGCACACGTGGTATTTACCAGCCTGTAAAttctcttatttatttatgtatgtttttttgtgtctgtaatcACTTCCTAAAGGTGCTACATGAAGATTTTCAACATGAAAGTTTCATCAAACTTAACTTTTCAAGTCAGTTCAAAGTACTGATCAGATACTGTCCATATAAAAATACatagaaataaaatgtaatgtcaTAGAGCTACATTTTTTCAGCTAATCCAACAACACTTTATTTCAGATGCtccacattttaaataaaaatacaactgATTAACACTTAGCAACGCACCATCTGAGAGAAGAGGCGTTAGCGCTGTGGGAAACGGCTTATGCCATCAAACTCAGAGCGAGTTGTGTGACATACCATCTGCCTCATTCGGTTGCTGTGAGAGTGTCACACTGGGGGTCAACAGGGGCCCCTTGCAGAGGTCCACAACACATTGATGCCAGCTGATAGATAAAGTTAAATGTTTTGCAGATATTTTTGTCAGGTGGTGGCAGGAGATAACTGCAGCTTTTACACAGTGGGACTACATGAATTATAACACTATAAACAACTACATAAAATATGTCCTTACTAAAACTGAGCTCATGTTAAAAACTGCATGTATCACCTGATTCATATATCCAGTGTGAACTGTCCTGTTCTCTGTGTTCCTGTTTTCTgatcatctttttgtttttatattttatgaaaAATGAATCTGCACTGATGCTAAAGTCATGTTCAAATTTAGTACCCCTTctttttattcagttttttttgtgtgtaaaaaaactataaacTATATAAATCCACTGATCATAGTGggcaaatacaacctcagacaaacaacattACGTAACTTTTTTCACTGTGCCGTGTGTTCAATACTAAGTACCCTCATGATTATGAATATAAGTCTAATCCTAACCCTTCTTCAGTCTTCTTctcattgtgctgtcacattaacactgagcatgctcagtgaggtctgtatcTGTATGTGTCTTGGGGTGATTTTTCTGGGACATCCACTCCTGTggagactgacagctgtcttaaatgtttccacttgtgaataatctttctcactgtagaacgttgaactccaaatagtttgaaatggttttatgcgtctttcagattgatgttcacgaacagctgcttctctaacaccattgtttctgtctttctctcttgtcattgtgttaacacacacctgaatgttccagagcagcaaactgtcatcTGTTTtaatagaggtctgtacacctgctgatgatcaattcatcaaggactgatgatcagcagcacctgctgcagctctacCAGTTCAATCCTATGGGATGCAGTATGAacatgttttattctttttggcttttgttttgataaataaataatggcacagtgaaaaaaaaagtttgatgtTATTTGTATGAGGGTGTTTTTGCCTAATACTAAGACCATGAGAGATGattgtgtttattatgtttttacacaaaagaaacacagaattaACAGAGGTGGTACTAACTTTTCATCATGATAGTATGTTGTTTTGTCATAAAAGTCCTAAAAATGTCATCAGTCTCataaggattattattattttcccaGCTTTTAACAATAGGCACTACCAGAGTCCTGTGTATGGGGCACACAGTGAGGCTGTGGAGGCTACCTGACGGGTTGAATGTAGGACACAAACACGTTGCTTTGCTCTGCAGTTTTCCAGAAAAGCAGCTGCAGATGGTGTTATTTAAAGCCGCAATAATCAGGACGATGAATGTGGACTATGTTCAAAAGCCGATGACCTACTGGATGTACTGATCTTCCAGCACAGCAgcctcttttcttctttatgTCTTATTTAGCAGGTGCATATGCAAATGAAATCAGCAGTGTTTCCTATTAAGGCAACATCCATTTGTGGTATATGCTGTGAAAATGCCATGAATGTGTAAAAGTCTCCTCCGGTGTGGCTCTCAGTTTGTAGTAAACTCAGGCCTGTATGAGCCCATTCAGTTTATAAAGTGGCTTTGTGTTTATCTAATCCTGTGAGCTCTGCgtgacaaataaaacacaaactgtgatGAGTTGGAATAATTTTTCTGTTAAGCTGTATTTTTAAGAGCGCATAGTCATCTCatgagcgccctctaggtgaattGGAGCCAAATACATGTATTACAATGGCATTGACAGTCTTTTTCTAGGTtgacatcattaaaaacaaatcatcatGCACATGCCTTTCTATTATGCAAAAATGTTACATTATTTAAttgtattatgtatttatatgtatttatatatttaaacaattaatagagaaataatataatatataatattaatatgtcaCACTGTAAATTAGAAGTAATTACCAGTGACTATTTCTGATCAGTGAAACGCTATTTTAATAATTGAATGGTTTTTTTAAAGGTCAAAAATAAGTCATTCAAAACTTTCTAAGAGGTGAAATAATCTACAGTGTATTTAAAGCTCCAAATGGTCTTCCAACAAATGTACACCTGTGCAACAACAATAAGTCTTAAAACCTATATATTTACTAACATtttatcacttcctgtttcctcctacTGAAGtcagagggatttttttttgttccacacTAAAAATGGAACAAATGCAGTCAGGGGGAATCAGACGTCATCAAGGCGTTTGTAGATTGTAGTTTGTTGATGAGTTGACCTATAAACTTGGTGATGGGGATGTGAAAGTCATGTGATCATGCAATAGTTAttgttagggatgtcccgatcaggtttttttgcctttgagtccgagtcatttgattttgagtatctgccgataccgagtcccgatccgatactttcaagattctctataagatcaataaactaatttctaaagaacatttaacactggaaaggcccccaatcatcaacattattattattattattgttattattaatgatattattattatgagtagtggtaggcctattaccatggcttatctgagcatagtcaatggagttaagtcaaaccaactagcacgtcatgagcaacagagccgaacaacacgcactctctgggagtgggctcacctgtgagcacatgtgcttgtgtgcgcacgcgtttgcatgtgtgtacgcGCATCAGGccactgcagacagctgcagtgaattttacaaatgccaccatgtagacagaaacacatagaaactgacagcagagatggcacaagaggactgggcaagagaactaatgggtggcgctgcagcgagtgccgccagtgagaaggcagagaacttcactcgtacaacgcggactctctctgagagcaggttctatacatgagcatgtttagtgtcgtggtgaattgtggaaaagtgttgaaacggtgttgagcagcttcacagctctctgtgttgctgtaacgtccaagccctgcagcgctgtgacgcaccgtggcgacgcagacaccaagctgaccgtggtctgctcagaacatcccgtaaacgtcacacaatgagttaaaaaaataagaactacctgttgatttgacacattttaagacagaagccgcgggccatgtaaagtccgacggcctttatacactacgacgcaccggagtgacgccttttgtcatccagtctctttggcagcgagagggagagagagagagaaagagaggaaaacaaaccagcatgcaaatgtaatttatcgtgGCAGAAAAACTTGTAATTTATGcaattgattgatttattgtttatcgcgacaggcctagtcatacccctacactacaggaaacagagccaccctgcacagaaggcgttaactttgagagcctccgagtcctgatcgggaggtaacatccgattccgatcgagtctaaaatcacgtaatcgggcccgatttccgatcacgtgatcggatcgggacatccctagttatcGTTAATAGTGTAATAATAGTGTCTTACTCCTATTTAGGCTTTTGGACAAATTATAAAAGTGATGTTTATTATCTTGCTGAACAAAGAATTTTACACTTTATTTTCTGCAAAAACTTAaatggcaaagaaaaaaaatcatgttgggtttttttttgttttttttttttttatcaaggaTACTTGTCACCTTTGTCCTACAAAAATACTGCACTATTGCTGCACTACATGTCGTGCATTTGTGAAAGGCCACAGACATGAAAGTCTAAAAAAAGTCTTTCTGTGGGTATAAATAACTATTTTAACTCCATTCTGGTGAATATAATAATGAAGTCTTATcctacaataaatacaataacatATACTATGACAGTTCATAGAGTTTTTCAGTCATCAATAAAAAGCTGCGTACAGTGTACAAAGTAGAAATAGCAGCTGGATCATGTGATACTGTTCTGTCTGTGTAGTCCTGTTAGGAGTCTGCACCTGACGCTTCGCCTTCACAGATGAAGGTGACGTTGCTGTTCACCAGGTCGTACAtgttcacctccaccacctccgaTGACGACCTGCCATCCCTGTCCGCCAGAGCTACGAACACCGGCTGGCCCGctccctgctgctcctcaggcAGGACAGTGGACTCTGATCCTGCCTTTCTGTCCTCTGAGGGACCATCATCTGAAATCACCTGTTTGGACAGAGAGATGGTGGACTATTTAGTGGTTTATTTCATTCAGTTTTAAACTCTGGGTCCAAGGTTTCATGATGATttaatatatgtattatatactCATGGATAAAAGCAGGCTTATCTACTAAATATTTGATAAAAGTCAGTGCATCAATGAATGTTCTTGCTGGCAGCTGTTCTCACCGTGTAGGAGGTGGAGGCCTGCCCCTCCTCGCcactctcctgctcctgctgggCCTCCATGTGGCAGGCGAACAGGTgctcctgcagctccagctggGAGTTGCTGACCAGGGAGCAGAGGGGGCAGCTGAACACCTCGCTGATGTGCTGACTGCTGATGTGCTCCtgcatctcctcctccctgccgaGGATGTATGGACAGAATGGGCAGCGCAGCGCCGATGCCTCTGTGCCTGCAGGATGGACACATGAGATCAGACACTGAGAAAGAGGCAGCGGTGTGTGGAGGCTTCACAGCGCTTAATAGCTGCTGTGCGGTGCTCACCTTGGTGCTCAGCAGCTTGGTGTTTGGCTAAACAGGTGGCACTGGGGAAGAACTTGAAGCAGATGTCACACTGGACAAGAGTCTTGAGCTGACGGGTGTGGTTGGCAAACACATCGGGGTGGTTGGTCCTGTTGTGGTACCACAGGCCTGacagttgctatggcaacagagGAATACACATGAAACTAGAGAAACATTTATATCTAATATAGATGTATTTTGCCCCTCAGGGCCTCTGCAAGAATTGTTTGTACCAGGCTGATAAGATTCAATGTGACCAAGCTAGCCACTCCTACCTGGTATGACTTGTTGCAGAGTTCACAGCTGTAGGGCTTGGCTCCCATGTGTGTGCTCTTGTGTTTGTCCAGCAGAGCGGCGCTGGTGAACACTTTGCTGCAGGTGGGACATTTGTGGAACTCTTTAGGGTGAAACtcctggatgtgctgctgatgtTCTTCCAGGGAGGAGAAGCTGAGACAGCACCTCTGACAGTCATGAGGCTCCGACAAGTCTGACAGGGAGAGCAGAACACACTGTGATGACCTGGTTGGCTGTACCGACTGTTACTAGAGGACATGTAAAAACGTGCTAACTTTGACAGCACTAATGTACATTAACATCCTGCTAACATTACTGCTAAACTCTGACATCGTCTTTTAAGAAATCTGAGTTTTGCCATATAACAActgtaagaaaaacaacaagaaaaatattaaacaaaagacaaaagggTAGCCATGATTGTGTTATTCCCATAGAGGTGCAGCAGTGAAAAATGATGTCTCATATGGCTCAGAGAGTTAATGTGTCTTTATCAGGGAAATGAGTGTGTCCGCATGAAACAAGGAGCAGTGAGTTACAGGAGCACTGTAAGTGTTTTAGAATTAAAGTGCTGATAGGTAAGTGGCATAAGTGTcctacaatgaaaaaaaaacacaacgaaaaaaaaaaacaccacagcaaCCACAGCAGCAATGATTAAGACATTTCATAATGTGGGTAACAAAATCATGCGGAATAAAACTCCACAACAGAAaactaaagagagagaggcagcaagGTTACCAGGGACAGTCATGTTTGAATGATTAAACAAAATCCTGCCTGGTAACTCACAGTCTAAACCAAGAATTTGTGGAGCCACATTCAGTGgtggagaagagggagacacaATGAGTCCTTGTCTTGTATTAATATATGCTGAGATGGGTACGTATATTTTTGGTTTGTTATGAAACTACAGTAGGACAAATTAGGCCGTGGTGCTAAAGTGACTCAAAGAAGACACTGATGCTTATGATCCTGGCTTTCTCGATGCActgagaggtttttttttaacagaatcaCATCTCTACAATCCTAATTTCTTAGAAGTTGGGACACTGTGTAAAACATAAATTAAAACAGAATACAGTGATTTGTAAATCTTATAAACACATACTGTATTCCCAATAGAACATAAAGAACATATCAGCTGttgaaaaagacacattttaacatttcatggaaaatatgtatattttgAATTTAATGGCAACATCACATCTCAAAAAAGTTggaacaggaaacaacaggCTGTAAAGTAAAAAGcacaaatcaaaaacaaatggaGGAGAATCCAACAACTAATTATGTGACGTGGCAACAGGTGAGCAAAATGACTGGATATGAAAGGAGGGtttcagagaggcagagactctCAGATGtaaaggatgctattcctctgatcggagactctatattaggacagatcaacttgtctctggaaacaggatatgtaccacaggcttttaaaactgctgtgatcattctgATAAAAACCGTAAAAAAACCTTAAAaccttaaaaaaccttcactggaccaggacgtcttaggaaactacagaccgatctccaacctcacctttatctccaaaatactcgaaagagctgttgtaagtcagctaaatgaccacctgcatacaGTCTGCTcaatgctttccagtctggattcagagcccatcacagcacagaaacagcactgctcaaagtcactaatgacctcctcatggcatcggaccgtggacttgtactcattctactggatctcagtgctgccttcgacacagtagatcatcgcatcctgctacacagattagaacacaaGATCAGGATttcaggaacagcactgcgctggtttaaatcatatttatctgacagatttcactttgttcatgctaacgatatttcttccacaggtacaagggttaatcacggtgttccacagggttctgtgctcggaccgatcctgttcaccctctacatgctccctctaggaaacatcatccagaagcacggcataaactttcattgttatgctgatgatacccagctgtatttatccatgaagcctgatgaaacagagccgctagtcagactacaggcgtgtctaaaggacataagggactggatgtcctccaactttttactattaaactcggacaagactgaggtcattgtttttggacctaaacatctcagaactagtttatcagatagtactttctctctggatggaattactctggcctccagtacgactgtgaggaaccttggagttatctttgatcaagacatgtcgtttgtctcatattaagcaggtctccaagaccgctttctttcacctgcgtaatattactaagatcaggagcatcctctctcagagtgatgctgaaaagctcatccatgcttttgtcacttcaagactggactactgcaactctttattgtcaggatgtccacattactccatcaacagcctgcagctgatccagaacgcagcagctagagttctgacaggaagcagccaaagggatcatatctctcctgtcctagcgtctcttcactggctcccagtggactcaagaatacacttcaagatccttcttctaacctacaaggctcttcatggacttgctccattgtatctgcaggacctgattgtaccatatgttcctaataggacactcagatctctgagtgcaggtttacttgtagttcctaggattcatagaagtagaatgggaggacgagctttcagctatcaggcaccgctacaatggaaccagttaccaatctgggtccgagaggcagacactgcctccacctttaagactagacttaaaccttttctgtttagtaaggcgtacagttagccttagacctagtgtgttgcacttagtctggctcacactggtctcaagacctggatgatgacctgcagtccggcccgtgaagtctctcttgccttacgttgtcggggggcacaaacatgatcctctgagcagtttccctctcaccctctgacctctcctccactctccttagtctggctcatactgggtaatatcgtctcataatctgtgtttactgtcttcctcgtagttttgtgccttgcttttgctctctctctgtgtctttacaggtctcaacacccatgctgacctgcagtccggcccctgaactctccctAGGCCTATGTTGttggggggcacaaacatgatccactgagcagtttccctttcaccctctgacctctcctctactctccttagtctggctcatactgggtaatattgtctcataatctgtgtttaccgtcttcctcgtagttttgtacctcgctctcgttctctctctctctctttgcaggtctccagacctgcatactgacctgcagtccggcccctgatctcccctgtgctcattgacttcactagcccctgctgctcatctttactttgattactatcaaattactattcctacttatggactgacgatatatatagttatccattataatataatcactgtttcatcttgctgtcatgtttgctctgtactgtatcatgtttgctcctctatctctctctctctctctctctccttctccttcatcctctctgtcctgtctccctcttcttctcctcctctacctggccgactagcagcaggttCCCCCTTaattgacgggtcctgctcaaggtttcttcctcttaaagggagtttttccttgccactgtgctcttagggaagttcgggttctgggtctcacgctctgagtttctgtgaagcgctttgagacaatttctgattgtaaaatgcactatataaataaaactgaattgaactgaattgaattgatccAGAAACACCACCATCTTCTCTGGGCCAAAGCTCACCTAAAATGCTCTGAGGAGCAATAGAGAGCTGTTGTGTGGTCACATAAATCATGATTTGAAATTCTTTTTAGAAACCATGGACATCATGTCCTGCAGACTACAGAGGAGAGGGACCATCCAGCTTGTTATTAGCAGACTCTTCAAAGGCCTGCATCTCTGATGGTATGGGGTTGCATTAGTGGCTTTGGTGTGGGCAGCTGACACATCCGGAAAGGCACCATCAATGCTGAACAGCACATAAGAGGTTTTACAACAACACATGCTCCCATCCAGACATCTCTGTCAGGGAAGGCTTTACATGTTTCAGTAGGACAATGCTAAACCACATACTGCATCCACAACTGCATTGCTTTGCAGGAAAGAGTCTGGATACTTAACTGGTCTGCCTGCAGTCCAGACCTTCCACCAATAAAAAACATTTGGCGCATCATGAATCGACAAATTCAGCAATGAAGGCCCAGGACTATTGAGCAGCTAGAATCCTGCATCGGACAAGAACAGGACACCATTCCTCTCCTAAACCTCCAGCTGCTGGTCTCCTTCTTCCCAGATTTTTACAGGCAGTAGCTAAAAGAAAAGAGGATGCTACACAATGATAAGCATCACCCTGTTCCaacttttttaaacatgttgctGCCATCAAATTCACGTTTTACACAGTGTCCCCTTTTTTGGAATTGTATAAACAGTTTATGTTTGGAAATTTGTGTAGGACAGAGAGAATTTTAGCTTATATTCTGTATTTTTAAGTGATGCATTTGGAAAGATCAATGTCTGGTTGTGATgaactgtgattttttttttaccacagtcTCTAGTAACATGATGATGGAACTGTGCGACTCACTGTGAAAGGTGTGCAGGTGTACGGTGAGTCCACTAGCCTGGCTGTAGCCTTTGCCGCACTCCCGACACACGTACGGCCGGTCGCCAGTGTGTGTTCGCACGTGACGTGTCAGCTCTATGGACTGAGCGAAGACAGCCTTACAGTACTGGCACACATACATCTtacctaaaaaacacaaaaggcacAGTAACAGAAAATCCAATAAGTCGCAttaaacaggtgtgtgtgtgtgtgtcttaccctCTGAGTGCTTCTTCTTGGTGTGGTATGCGAGCGCAGCGGCCACGCTGAAGCTCATGTCACAGTGTTTGCAGCGGTACGGTTTCTCTCCCGTGTGCAGCCTCATGTGATTCTTCAGAGACGAGTTGGCGCCGAACTTTGTGCCACACTCCTCGCATGCAAATGGCTTCTCTTCAAAGTGCTCCGTGCGTTTGTGGTAAATCATACCTGAAAGATGACAGATCTTTAATCTAGAGTTTATGTGTTACAATCAGAGAGCAGGTCGGCGCTCTCCCTGGATCGGCAGTGTCTCACCTGATGGGTGGGCGAAGGTGCGCCCGCAGAGGTCACACGCCACCTTCTTTTTAACCCGTGTGTTGCGGTGAGCCTCTGCCTGGTGGCGCTGCAGGGCGCGCTGGTTGGCCAGCTTCTCGGGGCAGTGCGGGCACTGCTGTTCACACTCCTGTGACATGGAGCAGCGCTTCACGTGGGCCAGCATTCGACACTTGTAATCAAAGTTCTTCTTGCACCAGCGGCAGGAGTAGGGCTTGGACTTAGAGGAAGGGGACGAGGAGTCTGTGTTTGCATCTTTCTCGTCTTCTTCGGCCTCCTCCTTACTGTTTTCCTCCTctacctcttcctcctgcttttcCTCATTGCTGCAGCTGCCCTGCTGTTCTGACTCAGCTGTGAAAGATGGAAATGAAATTCTTTATTAATAAGAGGAATGGATACGTTTGATCACATAATCAGTGTGAGTGCTTGTGTCTACCCCCAGGCTGCTTTGTGTTCCTCTcggtctcctccagcagagagaGCAGTGGTTCGGGAAAGGAGGATGAGGTTTTCTGCTGAAGGGTCCAGAGCAGTTTAGGGAGCGCTGCTTCACTGATCAGCCCCTCTTTCACTCTGCTCATCAGCTTTTCCAGTGCCGAGCTGGGATCTGCCTCctcacagcactgacacacaatcTGAGAAAGCACAAACATTTCAAATGAATAGTTTGTATGCCCATATATACTAATTACTGCtacttgtttgtttattgttatatCTCCAtgactttcagaataaaaggcTTGCAGTAGAATAATTATTAACAATACCATCAGGACTGAGATAGAAGGCCAATAAGGaagtggctccaaaagtgagtaaaTCCCACTGACTGTATAACAGATGGACAACACGGTCCCACCTCCACCCATTGTACAAAAATAAGGCCAAATATTTTGCTTATGGGCATGACTATGTTTTAGTTTCCGTTGGGTCCAAGTCCCATTGACTAACATGGAGAAGGCATTTATGACCATTACATCAGCCAGTCACCAGGTGTTTTGACATCATTTTTGGgggctgtcatgtcatccatttttatatacagtctagCATCAATCCCCATAGATTGTAAATCCATAGATTTGTTTTTTCCCTTCACACAATATTAGGTTTGGATCATTAACGGCATGGCCACTGATAAACCCTTTCCAGGTCTTacctgtctctcctcctcttttagGCTGCTATGTGCTGCCTGACTCAGCAGCTCTAGGATGGACGACATTTTGGAGAGGATCTCCACGAGCTGAGAGGAGTGTTTCAGAAGAGCAGACTCATCAGTGGAAACCTGGGCAGCTGGAGTGTTGTCTTCTTCGACTGCACTCTCTGAGGATTTGGTTTCTTCAGGCTCTGTGGACACAAATGGAGTTTGAATGCTGTTGTGTATATTATCAGGCAAAAATAGGCTTTTAACATGCAAACTAACCTGAGGTGCGAGGGAGCTCCACACATGCTCTTTTACATGGTGGTTCCTCTGTGTTGTCCCTCTCTGGCTCAGCCCCATCCTCTACCTTTTCTTCAAATGAATTGTCCTTTTTGGATGATTCTGTCCCTTCAGAGTTCACAGTCTGGACTTTATTGATCACAGTGAGGCTTGGTGTTTGTGTAGAACTGACAGACACTGGAGGATGCTGGTTCACCAGGTTATTGAGGACGTTTTTAAAGCCAACTGCTACGTCAAACATCTGTAGGCTGTCCGCAGCAGCGATGATGCGACCAACGTTGTGTTTGCCCAGGGGCAGCTTGCCGGTATAGACCATGTCCAGGAGGCAGCCGAACTCCTGCGAGGAAACCACGGATGTGTCGATGGAGATGGTGTCAGAGCCATCCAGGACAGACCTGACAAGAGGCGATGTGGATTCATATCACTTTTCTATATTCAAGACTAGTGTTGGGTTCCAACATCCACACTTCCATACCATTTAGTATGCCAAAAACAATGCATGCAGTATGCTAAAAGTAACATACATTTTGAGGCAATTCTTACCAGAATGCTGTGCACAGAAACTGCTAACAGTACGCTATATGAGACTACAGAATGAACATTAAATGTCATTCATTGGTCCGAACGATGACTATGTTTAATAGTGGTGATAATCAGGACACATGACTGAGCTGTAGCTGGTTTTTAGCAAAGCCTTAGTTTTTGTTCTTCATGTGGTCATATTTAGGCTTCAAAATCATAAAGTTGTGTTCAGTTGTTAAATGTGCTGAACAAAACCTGTGAATATcataattattatatgttgttTATTCTTTAATAATCCAATAGCTGATAGAATCCTGTTTTGCTGAGGAAAACCATGAGATTCTAACTTGGCATCTGTCATCGTACATACAAATGCAATATTACCAACAGTATGAATATAGATATTGGAATGGACTGTTTAGACCTCTGTGTCTGGGTAAGACTGTTGATCCATCTAGAGATACATACTTATTTAAATACTTTCCTTTCTAACCGCATATTTGTGTAGACAACTGATGAAAGCAAAACTCTACATCTAGTTACCCATCTAGAGGGCACAACAGGGAACTATAAGAATGTCTGCATTATTTACTCATCATATAA
This window encodes:
- the zbtb40 gene encoding zinc finger and BTB domain-containing protein 40; amino-acid sequence: MMELPNYSSQLMQQLWALRKEGHFCDCTILVGDSHHRAHKLVLAASSLLFRSVLDGSDTISIDTSVVSSQEFGCLLDMVYTGKLPLGKHNVGRIIAAADSLQMFDVAVGFKNVLNNLVNQHPPVSVSSTQTPSLTVINKVQTVNSEGTESSKKDNSFEEKVEDGAEPERDNTEEPPCKRACVELPRTSEPEETKSSESAVEEDNTPAAQVSTDESALLKHSSQLVEILSKMSSILELLSQAAHSSLKEEERQIVCQCCEEADPSSALEKLMSRVKEGLISEAALPKLLWTLQQKTSSSFPEPLLSLLEETERNTKQPGAESEQQGSCSNEEKQEEEVEEENSKEEAEEDEKDANTDSSSPSSKSKPYSCRWCKKNFDYKCRMLAHVKRCSMSQECEQQCPHCPEKLANQRALQRHQAEAHRNTRVKKKVACDLCGRTFAHPSGMIYHKRTEHFEEKPFACEECGTKFGANSSLKNHMRLHTGEKPYRCKHCDMSFSVAAALAYHTKKKHSEGKMYVCQYCKAVFAQSIELTRHVRTHTGDRPYVCRECGKGYSQASGLTVHLHTFHNLSEPHDCQRCCLSFSSLEEHQQHIQEFHPKEFHKCPTCSKVFTSAALLDKHKSTHMGAKPYSCELCNKSYQQLSGLWYHNRTNHPDVFANHTRQLKTLVQCDICFKFFPSATCLAKHQAAEHQGTEASALRCPFCPYILGREEEMQEHISSQHISEVFSCPLCSLVSNSQLELQEHLFACHMEAQQEQESGEEGQASTSYTVISDDGPSEDRKAGSESTVLPEEQQGAGQPVFVALADRDGRSSSEVVEVNMYDLVNSNVTFICEGEASGADS